In Pieris napi chromosome 2, ilPieNapi1.2, whole genome shotgun sequence, the following proteins share a genomic window:
- the LOC125061765 gene encoding organic cation transporter protein-like produces MAETIEKPNAEEDGNKDEVSLDKLLIEEVGQLGRYQWRILALTVVTVIFAAWAAVEYIFTTGRIPTRCLIPECDVPESIEFRPSWLLNAVPESGSSFDNCRRFSPANATLHTDTCPASLFNRDNVVNCEEFLYENTDTVVYDYDLACDEWRRTLIGSVRTFGTLTALPITGFISDRWGRRTALSINAINTAWIGVLRYFADTYVGFLISQVAEATFGSGSFSCAYILLMEVVGPKYRVAAGATMNTCFSIGQITMGLIAWAVPDWRKLTLILYIPQFITIFYYWVMFESIRWYMSKGRYEDAEKTLKRVAEINGNQLSDDSIESLKLSAEKEKIQALVDKEAKKEDPWLIVILFRYKRVLLRVCVSPVWWITTTFIYYGMSINSTNMSGNRYVNYIAVAAVEIPGYWTAFLLMSIVGRRPVLAGAFWVCAVCQIAYIFIPSEVYSLSLAVYLVAKFSIAMVMTSVYVYTTELYPTKYRHTLFAFSSMMGRIGSIVAPLTPAFGAAVWEEFPFVLFACFALLSGALVLITPETLGSKLPDSMEDAFNIGLKKDDPNRR; encoded by the exons ATGGCTGAGACTATAGAGAAACCTAATGCAGAGGAGGATGGCAACAAAGACGAGGTGTCTTTGGACAAGTTGCTGATAGAAGAAGTTGGGCAACTAGGAAGATACCAATGGCGCATACTAGCTCTCACTGTAGTTACTGTAATATTTGCTGCGTGGGCGGCagttgaatatatatttaccacAGGAAGGATTCCTACAAG ATGCCTAATTCCAGAGTGTGACGTTCCGGAGTCTATAGAGTTTCGACCTTCGTGGCTTTTAAACGCAGTGCCTGAGAGTGGCAGCTCTTTTGACAACTGTCGCAGGTTCAGCCCTGCCAACGCAACACTCCACACAGACACATGTCCCGCAAGCCTCTTTAACAGAGACAATGTGGTCAACTGCGAAGAGTTTCTCTATGAGAATACCGATACTGTCGTATATGAT TATGATCTGGCTTGCGACGAATGGCGTCGGACCCTCATAGGATCTGTCAGAACCTTTGGAACCCTTACTGCCCTACCCATCACTGGATTCATATCGGACAGATGGGGCAGACGTACTGCCCTCAGCATTAATGCCATAAACACTGCTTGGATTGGTGTTCTGCGTTACTTTGCAGATACGTATGTTGGTTTCCTCATTTCGCAAGTGGCCGAAGCTACTTTTGGGTCTGGATCTTTCTCTTGCGCTTATATTTTAT TGATGGAAGTAGTTGGTCCTAAGTATCGCGTGGCAGCAGGAGCTACAATGAACACATGCTTCTCCATAGGTCAAATTACTATGGGATTAATTGCCTGGGCTGTGCCCGATTGGAGGAAGCTTACACTCATTCTTTATATCCCTCAGttcataacaatattttactacTGGGTGATGTTCGAATCTATTCGATGGTACATGAGCAAGGGACGGTATGAAGATGCAGAAAAAACACTTAAAAGGGTAGCGGAAATTAACGGAAATCAACTATCTGATGACTCTATCGAATCTCTTAAATTGTCCGCCGAGAAAGAGAAAATCCAAGCGCTTGTAGACAAAGAGGCTAAGAAGGAAGATCCGTGGCTGATCGTAATTTTATTCCGCTACAAACGTGTATTGTTGCGTGTTTGCGTTTCGCCAGTCTGGTGGATTACCACgacgtttatttattacggCATGTCCATCAATTCAACAAATATGTCTGGAAATCGATACGTAAATTATATTGCGGTGGCTGCCGTTGAAATCCCCGGGTACTGGACTGCTTTTCTCCTAATGAGTATAGTAGGAAGACGACCAGTGTTGGCAGGAGCGTTTTGGGTCTGTGCCGTGTGTCAGATcgcatatatttttataccttctg AAGTGTACAGTTTGTCGCTCGCCGTATACCTGGTAGCCAAGTTCAGTATTGCGATGGTTATGACCTCAGTATACGTCTATACTACTGAATTGTATCCCACAAAATACAGACATACACTGTTCGCATTCTCATCAATGATGGGCAGGATTGGATCTATCGTAGCACCACTAACACCAGctttt GGGGCAGCTGTGTGGGAAGAATTTCCCTTTGTTCTGTTTGCATGTTTTGCTTTATTGTCGGGAGCGTTAGTGCTAATCACTCCAGAGACTTTGGGTTCAAAGCTTCCTGACTCTATGGAAGACGCTTTTAATATCGGTCTGAAAAAAGATGATCCAAACCGTAGATAG
- the LOC125057787 gene encoding solute carrier family 22 member 1-like codes for MGEQGVDGFNLDGILSELGSFGKYQLLLLLLLGFRDSFLNMCNFNYVFTAADESFRCLKPSCDTNSTDSWILFPSNDTTCYRSDNTSLSCSSDTFGPKVVPCEEIIYDKYDSIVAEFDLGCQPWKATLIGTVHNLGLVFSFVLSGFISDRYGRKVIIVSTPLMVGIAGLLKSFAMDYWTLLGLEFLETALGYGNASMVLSLEAVSHKSRVVYSCISDILACLGGAFFGLIAWKVPYWRHLMRAIYAPLLVVVFYIFLMDEGVRWLLAHNKRDEAVQVLNKVAKINNITLSKNAQDMLSSISEPKTDLNKVENTAEETPHIFTVLRSKTILLRMALIAACFICCSFVFSGAIINSVSISGSKYLNFSIMMLVQVPTRIITALTLTRFGRKAPICVAYCFCALFFMASAFVPKSIWWASVLFYIAGKMCSSYGIFSVQVVAMEIFPTTSRNCLTNVANTVGRLGSVLAPQTPLLEKVMPGLPSIVFALAALGPAFLALLLPDTSHTVLPDQVADAEKLDATKAEKVATESFKQRL; via the exons ATGGGGGAACAAGGAGTAGATGGCTTCAATTTGGACGGAATTCTTAGTGAGCTCGGAAGCTTTGGGAAATATCAGCTGCTGCTTCTACTGCTCTTGGGTTTCCGTGACTCCTTCCTTAACATGTGTAACTTTAACTATGTCTTCACAGCTGCTGATGAATCATTCAG ATGCCTGAAGCCATCTTGCGACACCAATTCAACTGATTCCTGGATTTTATTTCCTTCCAATGACACAACCTGCTATAGATCCGACAACACATCCTTGAGCTGCTCTTCTGACACATTTGGTCCTAAGGTCGTACCCTGTGAAGAAATCATATACGACAAATACGACAGTATAGTTGCTGAG TTTGACTTGGGATGTCAGCCATGGAAGGCTACTCTTATCGGGACTGTGCACAACTTGGGGCTTGTCTTCTCATTTGTACTCTCCGGATTTATTTCAGACAG GTATGGACGGAAAGTGATTATCGTCAGTACCCCCCTAATGGTGGGCATCGCCGGTCTACTCAAGTCTTTCGCCATGGACTACTGGACTCTTCTCGGTTTAGAATTTCTAGAAACTGCCCTTGGGTATGGCAATGCATCTATGGTTttgt CTCTAGAAGCGGTCAGCCACAAGAGCCGGGTGGTGTATTCCTGCATATCAGACATCTTAGCGTGCCTTGGGGGCGCGTTCTTTGGGCTGATTGCATGGAAAGTGCCATATTGGAGACACCTTATGAGAGCCATCTACGCACCACTACTTGTAGTA GTGTTTTACATATTTCTGATGGATGAGGGAGTACGATGGCTGCTGGCCCATAACAAGAGGGATGAGGCTGTTCAAGTATTGAATAAAGTAGcgaaaattaataacattaccCTATCAAAAAATGCGCAGGATATGCTATCCAGCATTAGTGAACCAAAAACTGACCTTAATAAG GTGGAGAATACTGCCGAAGAAACTCCTCATATTTTCACTGTTCTCCGGTCAAAAACAATTCTCTTGCGAATGGCACTAATCGCCGCGTGTTTCATCTGCTGTTCGTTCGTATTCAGTGGTGCTATTATCAATTCCGTCAGCATTTCTGGTAGCAAATACTTGAACTTTTCGATCATGATGTTAGTTCAGGTTCCGACTAGAATAATCACAGCTCTGACGTTAACAAGGTTCGGAAGAAAGGCGCCGATTTGCGTCGCTTATTGTTTCTGCGCCTTATTTTTTATGGCGTCGGCATTTGTACCTAAAT CCATATGGTGGGCGTCGGTATTGTTCTATATTGCTGGCAAGATGTGTAGCAGCTACGGAATCTTCTCCGTACAAGTGGTTGCCATGGAGATCTTCCCCACCACCTCCCGTAACTGCCTCACCAACGTTGCTAACACTGTGGGCAGGTTGGGTTCTGTCTTAGCACCGCAGACACCGTTACTA GAAAAAGTTATGCCCGGTCTACCGAGCATTGTCTTCGCATTGGCAGCACTAGGCCCAGCATTTCTGGCTCTTCTGCTGCCAGATACAAGTCACACAGTTTTACCAGACCAAGTGGCCGATGCTGAGAAACTAGACGCTACTAAGGCCGAGAAAGTAGCAACAGAAAGCTTTAAACAGCGGTTATGA